CAGCAAGGACACAAGGCACTGATTGAGGTGGTAACCGCGCGTGCCAAAGCCAATGTCGGTGAGTCGCCCAATGAAACGGTAGCTGTCTATTTGCTGACTGATGCCAAAGGCAAGAAGTTGGCCGGTAACCTGGTTGCGTGGCCAGATACTGTACAAGCCCAGGACGAAAGCTCATTGCAGTTTGTCGATCCAATTACGGGTGATACGGTTGTTGCCGTGGTGTTTCTGCTTTATGCGGATCAACGCCTGTTGGTTGGTAGGCGCGCTTTGTTTGAACATGTAGGCCGCCACCTTTGGGAAAATTATGCTTTGCTGGTGACGGCTGTGTTGCTGGTATCGCTGATCAGCGGCTGGGCTTTTACCAGTGGGTTACGCCAACGATTGGGACGGATCAGTGCCACAGCCGAGCGGATTCGGCATGGTCACATGAATGAGCGTATTCCAGAGTCGCGTAGCGAGGACGAGATCGAACGTTTGGTACGCCAGCTCAATCGCATGCTGGATCAGGTCGAAAGCCTGATGCTTCATGCTCGTACTACATCCAGCGCCATTGCGCATGATCTGCGTCATCCAATCAGTCGACTGCGTAATGAGCTGGAACTGTTGGCAGACGAGGCCGGGGACACCCCCATGCGTGATCGGATCGAAGCACTGCAAAATAATATTGATCATATCCTGCGGGTATTTCAGGCAGTATTACGCTTGGGTCGCCTGGAGGCTGGTGCCTATACCCTACAAGTTGAAGAAACCGATCTGGCAGAGCTGGTCAGTGATGCGGTATCGCTCTACGAACCCATGGCTGAAGCACAGGGTAGGATATTGCAGTTACAAGGTGTTGCGGGCGTGACGGCGATCGATCGCGAATTGGTATTTCAAGCTGTTGCCAATTTGATTGAAAATGCCCTGACATATGGTGAAGAAGGGATTGAGGTTAGTGTCGCACACCATACCATCAGCGTGCGGGATCACGGCCCCGGCATTCCGGAGGCAGAGCGTGAACGCGTATTGCAGCCCTTTGTACGCTTGGATGACAGTCGTAGTATCTCTGGTAGCGGGCTCGGGCTAAGCCTCGTTCGAGCGATTGTGGAATCACATGGGGGGGAATTGACCCTGGAGGATGCGCAACCAGGCTTGCGGGTGATACTGACCTTCCCAACTACTGTCAATAGCTGATGGGGGTAGGTTGCTTACTCGGCGAAGTCGTTATATACACAAAGTATATGGACGTTCCCCGGTTATTTGTTGTTGAGCAGGACTGTGTGTGGTGACATGATAAGCCCATGGAAGGGTGGCTTGGCGGGTGTCCTTTGTCGATTTACGGTGCTTGGGATGCCTGAAATCGTACAGGGTCGATGTAAGCAGTTTGTCACTTTCGCGACTAAGAACCGATAACAAAGCCCAGCGAAGTGGTTCTGGTTAGGCGTGCAAACAAAGGCGGTACGAGCGTACGACGAGTTTGCACAACAACACCAGAAGGGTTTTGTTAGCGGCGCTAAGCAAAAAACATGCTGGGTTTTGTCACCATCCAGCTTGGAATCCCTCTATCCATCACGCACACTGACATGTACACGATTGTTCGCTTTTTTCTGCTGGTCGTTTTGACTATTAGTCTGCCGTTTGCCGGCAGGGCAGATGCACGCGCGGTGACAGATGCATGTCCGATGTTATCGATGGGTGCACCAGTGCAGTTGGATGCCGGCCAGGCAAGTTGTTGCAACGATCTGGCTACTGCGCAAAAAACTGGCCATCCTTGTAAGGTTGGACAGGATTGCAAAGCAGGTAGTGCCACCCAAGCCATTGAGCTGATGACTGGCTCGCCCGTTCTTGGTTCGACCCCGTTGGTTCAAACCCTCTCTCATCCTTTATCGTCGGCTGATCTGGCCGGTTGTTGGCGTCCTCCGCGTTCTCTCTGATCGTATCAAACCACTGATTCTTCGCCCAGGCGAAGGGTTCTGTCATGCGTGCTTGTCGCACGCATGGGTAACGATCGGAGTCATCCATGTTTTCCCGTTCTATATGGCCAATTCTTTGCGGATTGGCTGGGCTCGCACACGCCGAGCCATTGACCTTCCAGGCTGCCCTTGGATTGGCTGAACAACAATCGCCGGCATTGGCAGCCCGATACGCCCGCATTCGGGCGATGCAGTCACAAGTGATCAGTGCGGATGCCTTACCTGATCCCAAGCTGATCGTGGGTATCGACAATCTTCCCATCTCCGGTGCCGATGCATGGCGGTTGAATCGCGATTTCATGACCATGCAGAAAATTGGGGTGATGCAAGAAGTCCCCAATGCGGACAAACGCCGGGCACGCGCCGCCATGGCAACTGCCGATGTTGCGCTGACTCTGGCCGAAAGCCGAGTTGAGCAGCAAAAGGTACGCATTGCCACGGCACGGGCGTGGCTGACGCGGTACTACCTTGAACAACGTCAGGCCCTGTTTACCGAATTACGGCAAGAGAACACCTTGTTGACTGAGGCGGTCCATACGCAAATTGCAGCGGGTCGCGGCGGGATCGCCGATGCAGTGGCGCCCCAACTAGAGGCCGCACAACTGGCGGATCAAGCGGAGCTGTTGCAGCGCGATGTCGCCAAGGCAACGGCCGAACTCCGCCGCTGGCTCGGTACTGCGGCTGATGAGTCGTTAGCGGGCACTCCACCCGTGCTGCCTATCGACCCCTTGCATTTTCGGCAACAGTTGCATGCTCACCCCGAT
The sequence above is drawn from the Chitinivorax sp. B genome and encodes:
- a CDS encoding HAMP domain-containing sensor histidine kinase, with the protein product MRINPFTRFVILLPTCLLLGVTLFASVSYRETRNAMIAEFQAALREEITALETIYQQQGHKALIEVVTARAKANVGESPNETVAVYLLTDAKGKKLAGNLVAWPDTVQAQDESSLQFVDPITGDTVVAVVFLLYADQRLLVGRRALFEHVGRHLWENYALLVTAVLLVSLISGWAFTSGLRQRLGRISATAERIRHGHMNERIPESRSEDEIERLVRQLNRMLDQVESLMLHARTTSSAIAHDLRHPISRLRNELELLADEAGDTPMRDRIEALQNNIDHILRVFQAVLRLGRLEAGAYTLQVEETDLAELVSDAVSLYEPMAEAQGRILQLQGVAGVTAIDRELVFQAVANLIENALTYGEEGIEVSVAHHTISVRDHGPGIPEAERERVLQPFVRLDDSRSISGSGLGLSLVRAIVESHGGELTLEDAQPGLRVILTFPTTVNS
- a CDS encoding TolC family protein, producing MFSRSIWPILCGLAGLAHAEPLTFQAALGLAEQQSPALAARYARIRAMQSQVISADALPDPKLIVGIDNLPISGADAWRLNRDFMTMQKIGVMQEVPNADKRRARAAMATADVALTLAESRVEQQKVRIATARAWLTRYYLEQRQALFTELRQENTLLTEAVHTQIAAGRGGIADAVAPQLEAAQLADQAELLQRDVAKATAELRRWLGTAADESLAGTPPVLPIDPLHFRQQLHAHPDLQVFEPARQKALAEVRETRATKQSDWGVEFAYQRRGPQFGDMISLQVSFDLPLFSKTRQDPRIAAKAQQVTQLDGEREAMLRSHRTDLDNDLADYASVNRQLVRAQQTFLPLAQQKVDLQLASYRAGKAELSNVLTARRELTEQRMKVIELILQQQLVASKLYFSYGEGAP